The following is a genomic window from Parabacteroides johnsonii DSM 18315.
CGACCTATCTGAATTGGCAAGGTGTATTTTCGGATAAAAAATATTCCGAAAGCCAGTCTTTGTTCTACGAAGACGTACTACCGGCTTTCATCCACCAGAAAGAATTGTACACGAAGGTCAAGTTAGGATTCCCATTCCTGAACCGTGCCAAAGCCGAGATAGGTTTTGCTTATGGCCGGCTGAATGATTACTATTTTCAGACCTCCAACATGACATTCCCGAACGCGACCACCGATCACAGCTGGTATGATCTGTTTGCCGGTTCGCTCAGCATCGAGCGTAACTCGCTGGATTATAAACAATATCCGATCTCCGGGCGAAAACAATTCTTAGTGGCACAATATGTAACGGGTACAGAAAAGTATATGCCGTCTCCCATTACGGATATGGGCTCATTCGACCGGAAAGTCCATAGCTGGCTGCAAATGAAAGGTGAATGGGAACAGTACAAGACGATTAGCCCGCATTTCAATCTTGGTTTTATGAGCGAACTCGTACTCTCCAGCAAGAACCTGATGAACAACTATACAGCTTCCGTTTTGCAAGCGCCCGCCTTTACGCCGACGCCGCATAGTCAAATTGTCTTCAACGAAGCGTTCCGCGCCAACCAATATGTAGCATTCGGATTATCGCCGATCTTGAAATTCAGCAAACTGTTGCACTTCCGCCTCGACATGTACGGTTTCGCGCCATTATACGAGATAAAGAAAGAAGAAGTATGGAACAACAACACATATACAGCTATCCCCTATTACGGGAAATTCCTTCATTCTTTTAAGTATATGGGAGAAGCAGCCCTTGTTTTACAACTGCCCTTCGCCAGCATCAGCCTGTATGCAAACGGATACAGCTATCCGGCAAAAAATTTTAATTTCGGCTTGAATATTGGTTATCTGATATTTAACCCAAGGATGCTTGATTAGTTAAAAAAAAGATATCAAAAAGGCTTGCAAATATAAAAGAAAGTACTACCTTTGCACTCGCAATCAAGAAATAATGGCCGCGTAGCTCAACTGAATAGAGTAGCTGACTACGGATCAGCCGGTTACAGGTTTGAATCCTGTCGCGGTCACCATTTCAAGATGAAGTTTAAACAAAAATGAAGATTGGCCGCGTAGCTCAACTGAATAGAGTAGCTGACTACGGATCAGCCGGTTACAGGTTTGAATCCTGTCGCGGTCACCATTCAGATGAAGTTTAAACGAAAATATAAAGATTGGCCGCGTAGCTCAACTGAATAGAGTAGCTGACTACGGATCAGCCGGTTACAGGTTTGAATCCTGTCGCGGTCACAAAAAAGAGAATGCTATCGATAGTATTCTCTTTTTTGTTTCTAAAGTTCTTTAGGCAACCGCACCAAAACAGATCATTGTAACCGATAAATTCATATCTTCGCAAAAATAAACTTTCATAAAAATGGAGAAGATCAAAACAGGATTGGCAGCCTTCGGCATGTCAGGGCAAATATTTCACGCCCCATTTATCAGCACGAACCCGGCTTTCTGTCTGACAGCAATCACGGAGCGCAGTAAGGAACTGTCAAAAGAACGTTATCCTTCAGCTCGTATTGTGCGCAGTTTCGAGGAACTCGTTGCTTTGGATGAGTTAGAACTGGTCGTTATCAACACGCCGGACAGTACGCATTACGAGTATGCACGGAAAGCACTGGAGGCTGGAAAAAATGTGATTGTCGAGAAACCTTTCACGACAACAGTTGAGCAGGGACAAGAATTGGTCGACCTCGCCCGATCCAAAGGGCTGGCTATAAGTGTATATCAGAACAGGCGCTGGGATTCGGATTTCCTTACAGTTCGGGAAATACTGGATAAGGGGCTACTTGGACGTCTTGTTGAGTTCGAGTCGACTTTCCCTCGCTATCGCAACTTTATAAAGCCGGGAACGTGGAAGGAAACCGGAGAGTTGGGCGGTGGCCTGACCTATAATTTGGGGGCTCATGTGATTGATCAGGCGGTTCAGTTGTTCGGTGTGCCGGAAGCGGTTTTCGCTGATATCGACATCATTCGTACAGGTGGCATGGTAGATGATTATTTCGTGATCCACCTGCTCCGTCCGTCTAAGGCACCACATGTCAAAGTCACCTTGAAATCCAGCTACTTGATGTGCGAACCTGAACCCCGCTTCGTCTTACATGGTACGGAAGGTTCATTCGTAAAATATGGCCTTGACCGCCAGGAAGCGGATCTGAATGACGGACAAATCCCCGGCATTCCTGGCTGGGGAGTTGAAGACGAAGGCATGTGGGGACTTCTTCACACAGAAAAAGACGGCAACGTCGTCCGTCGTAAATACCCCAGCCTTGCCGGAAATTACGCAGGATTTTACGACAACATCTATCGTCATCTCCGCCACAACGAACCGCTCCTGACGGATGCCGCCGGCGTATTGCCTGTCATCCGTCTGATCGAGGCGGCCTGGGAAAGCTGTAAAGAAGGAAATGTGGTGAAGTTATAAGGATATTTCGATATTATTTTATCCCCGCATAGATTTTTTATCGTAAATTTGCCAACGATCCCCTTATAAAAAAGAAGGGGACTCATTGCAATAACCAATTTTACATGTAATGAAAAGAGACAATATCATTTTCGACATCATTGAGAAGGAACATCAGCGCCAGCTGAAAGGCATTGAACTGATTGCTTCCGAAAACTTTGTAAGCGACCAGGTGATGCAAGCCATGGGTAGCTGTCTAACCAACAAATACGCTGAAGGATATCCCGGTAAGCGCTATTATGGAGGTTGCGAAGTAGTAGACCAGAGCGAAACTATCGCTATCGAACGGTTGAAACAGATTTTCAATGCGGAGTGGGCCAACGTACAGCCACATTCAGGAGCACAGGCTAACGCAGCCGTATTTCTGGCAGTCCTGAATCCCGGTGATACATTCCTCGGTCTGAACCTGGCACACGGCGGCCATCTTTCTCACGGTTCTCCAGTAAACAGTTCCGGTATCTTATACCGCGCTACAGAATATAATGTAAAAGAAGATACAGGTCGTGTAGACTACGACCAAATGGAAGAAGTTGCCTTACGTGAAAAACCTAAATTGATCGTAGGTGGCGGTTCCGCTTATTCCCGTGAATGGGACTACAAACGGATGCGTGAGATTGCTGACAAGGTCGGTGCCCTTCTGATGATCGATATGGCCCATCCTGCCGGTCTGATCGCAGCCGGACTGCTGAATAACCCGTTGGAATATGCTCATATCGTAACTTCCACGACTCACAAGACTTTGCGTGGTCCACGTGGCGGTATCATCCTGCTGGGTAAGGATTTCGAAAATCCCTGGGGTAAGAAGACACCGAAAGGAGAGATCAAAAAGATGTCTCAATTATTGGATTCCGCCGTATTCCCAGGCATCCAGGGAGGCCCTCTGGAACATGTGATCGCCGCTAAAGCTGTAGCTTTCGGTGAAGCATTGGAACCAGAATATAAGACTTATCAGGCCCAAGTAAAAGCAAATGCGGCTGCTATGGCAAAAGCATTTATGGACAAAGGTTACAAGATCATCTCCGATGGTACGGACAACCATAGCATGTTAATCGACCTGCGCAAAAAGTTCCCAGAACTGACCGGCAAGGTTGCAGAAAAAGCACTTGTTGCCGCCGATATCACTGTAAACAAGAATATGGTTCCGTTCGACAGCCGTTCGGCTTTCCAAACTTCCGGTATTCGTGTCGGAACTCCGGCTATCACGACTCGCGGTGCTAAAGAACCGTTGATGGCCGAGATCGTCGAATTGATCGATACCGTGCTGGCTGCACCTGAATGCGACAAGACTATCACTGCTGTTCGCGAAAAAGTAAACAGCATCATGAAGGAATATCCTATCTTCGCTTGGTAAAACGATGAGGGTGTGCTAAATATCGGTATTCATGGGACACAGACAACGCAGACGAACGCAGATTAACGCAGATATTATTAATTATCAGCAAAATAAATCTGCGTCCGTCTGTGTATTCTGCGTCATCTGCGTCCAGTGATATCAAATTGACACACCCTCTTTCTTTCTAAATCAATCAAATCACATAAATAATTTATGAAAACACTTTTATCACTTTGTGCAGGCGCCGCACTTTGTATCCTTGCGTCGTGCAGCGAAGGACCTACTAAACAGATGCCTTATAACCAAGGTATCAATGTAATTCCGACGCCAGTAAGCCTCGTCCAAAACGAGGGTAGTTTTAAACTAAGCAAAAACACAGCCTTCTCCGTCTCTACTCCGGAAGCTAAAACAGTTGCTGAATATTTTGCCGCCCAAATGAATCTCGCCACCGGCTATCAAATAACAGTTAGTGACAAGGCAGGTTCAAACGGTATTACATTGGTAATCGATGGAGCACTGGATGTAAACGACGAGGGCTATACATTGGATGTAACTCCACAAAGCGTGACAGTTAAGGCTAAAACCCCGCAAGGTTTGTTCTACGGTATGCAAACATTCATGCAATTGCTTCCTGCCGAAATCGAAAGCCAGGCGGTCGTGAGCGGTATTGCTTGGACTGCTCCCTGCGTAACGGTGAAAGACGAGCCGCGTTTCGAATATCGCGGTATCATGCTGGATCCTTGCCGTCATTTCATCCCGGTAGAGAACGTAAAAAAACATCTCGACGTATTGGCACTGTTCAAAATCAACCGTATGCATTGGCATCTGACGGACGATCAGGGCTGGCGTATCGAGATCAAAAAATATCCGAAACTGACTGAAGTAGGTTCCAAACGTATAGATGGTGAAGGGACGGAATATAGCGGTTTTTATACGCAAGAGCAAATCAAGGAAGTGGTAAAATATGCTGCAGACCGTTTTATCACGATCGTCCCTGAAATCGAACTTCCGGGACATGAGTTAGCTGCGATCTCCGCATATCCTGAATTGTCTTGCAAAGGCGAACCGACCACTCCGCGTATTATCTGGGGTGTAGAAGACATCGTATTATGTGCCGGGAAGGAAAAACCATTCGAGTTCCTGCAGGATGTTTTCGACGAAGTCGCTCCTCTTTTCCCTGGCGAATACATTCACATCGGTGGTGACGAATGCCCGAAATCAAGCTGGAAAGAATGCCCGCTCTGCCAAAAACGTATTCGCGAGGAAGGTCTGAAAGCCGACAAAAATCACTCTGCCGAAGAAAAGTTGCAGAGCTATTTCGTTCAGCGCATGGAGAAATACCTGTCCGATAAACATGGTAAAAAGATCATCGGATGGGATGAAATCCTCGAAGGCGGCCTCGCTCCTTCCGCAACTGTTATGTCTTGGCGTGGTGAAGAAGGTGGTATCGCTGCTGCAAACATGGGACATGAGGCAATCATGACTCCTGGAAGTGGTGGTATGTACATTGACCAGTTCCAAGGTGACCCGAAGATCGAACCGGTTTCTATCGGCGGTTATGATCCATTGTCAAGGGTGTATGCATACAATCCAACACCCGATACCTTGGTTACTACCGGAAAGGCAAACTTGATCAAGGGGGTACAAACAAATCTGTGGTCCGAATATATGTACAATACAGACCTGCTGGAATACCGCGCCTACCCGCGTGTGCTGGCATTGGCTGAAATAGGCTGGACTCCATTGGCACGTAAGGATTATAAAGACTTCGAACGTCGCTTGGATAATGCCTTGGTTCGTTTGGATGAGCTTAACATCAACTACCATATTCCACAACCAGAACAACCGAACGGTTCATGCAATTTCGTCGCTTTCACCGACAAGGCCTCTCTGGAATTCAAGACTACTCGTCCGATCAAGGTGGTTTATACGATCGACGGAACCGAACCGACGCCGGAATCAACTGTCTATTCCGCTCCGATCGAATTCACAGAATCCGGCGTTCTGAAGATTCGTTCCGTATTGCCTTCCGGCAAGATGAGCAAAACTCGTACAATCACGGTTGAAAAGCAATCCTTGGCTCCTGCTAAGGAGGTTGCCAAGACTACTCCGGGATTGGAAATGCAAGTGACTGACGGTATGTTCCTGAATTCTTCCAAACTGGGAGAGGTAAAAGAATGGAAGAAATCGGTTATCAAGGATTTACGTGAAATCACCAGTGTCGTCAAAACAAGCGAATCAATGCGCGGTGTCAAGCAATATGCTGCCATAGCAACCGGTTATGTCAATATTCCTGAAGACGGCGTTTATTATATTTCATCCGATAACGAAGAAGTATGGATTGACGGCAAATTGTTAGTGAACAACGGTGGTGAAGTGAAACGCTTCTCCCGCCACGACAGTTCGGCTGCATTGTCGAAAGGCTTGCATGAGATCAAGGTGGTATTCCTGGGGCATATCATTGGTGGTTGGCCTTCAAACTGGAACGACGGTAGCGTGAAGCTCCGCAAAGCCGACACCGATAAGTTTGTTAAGATCACTCCTGAAATGTTAGTCCATTAATCAATACGATATCAAAAGAAAAAGGCTGCTTCAGAATAAGAGGCAGCCTTTCTTATTTTATCAGGTAAGCATCCGATAGTTAACGGACAAGCATCGATTGGATATGCGACAGGCATCGGTTTTGAGTCCGATGCCTGTCATCCCATCAGTCGATCTTCAGTTTCATTATCGTAATCGAGTTCGGAGGAAAATTGTATACTCTGGGACCACTCAATGAGAAGGATATTTCTTTTGTCTTCGGTACGACCACATCAGGTTTGTCATAGGTGTTACGCGCTTCGGGATCTCCTGTGAGCTGAATAATCTCCGCCGTATTTTTGACACTGACACCTTGCAAGTTCAGTTCCGTTTTCTCTTCGTGCTGGGTCGTGTTGATCACTTTTAGTATAATCGTATGCGTTTCCTTATCCAGCGCTGCAGTGGAAACCAATGAAGGTATGCCGGGAAGTATCGTCTCATGGACCAGCGTATCATTCACGAAACAACCGATTTGTTCGCCTTTGCAAGCGATCTTCACATTATACCAACGATTGCTTTGGAAGGGATAAAGGACAGGTGTACGCAACGTGTCCCTCACTCCTCCCGCCTGGCGGTAGAACTCGACAGCACCAGAACCGATCGTCAATCCGATATAGTCATTCTGTTCTCCGGGCAACCCGTTGTCACGCACACGGAATTGGATTTGTCCACTCCCCTTCGTCCTCCTGATATCCGCCGAGAAGGTGTAGTCATAGGCAGACGGATCACCTAAAAGAATGTAGTTCCACCTGTTTGCAACCGGTATCAACGTACCCTGTCCAACTGTCCAGCCTCCGGTCATGACAGTCCCTTCCTTAACCGGCAAGTTATCTATTTTCACCTCCTTAAACTCATAGCTATTATCGAACATTTCGATACCGGCACGTCCGAAGATAACCTGGGGTTTCTGATAGGTGCGGACTTCAGTCTTTAACACCTCGTCTCCCCTGTTGCTGCCAAACATTTGCAATAGATGGTAAGAAGGAGAAAGAGCGATTTGTTCACCGTCAAAAAAGATAGCCGGATAACGATCCATCTTGTATTTCGTATTCCCCAAAACCGGGGCATAAGCTAAACGCTTCACGATCTCCTGCCCGTTCTCTGCTCCTGCAAGAAAGCAAGCCTCCCCGATGGCAGCTCGTAAACTTCCGGGAGCAGCCCCGCCGGACAAGCTGAATTCTCCGATAAAGGCAGGAGGCATCCGGCGCGTATACCGTCCGGCAACAAAACGGTTGTGATTAGAGATCAAAAATGATTCACTCGAATAAAAATGAGTATCCGACCATTCATTCCTGCTCTTTCCTCTTACGTCAGAACTACTTATCACCGTAATGTCCGGATAAGCCTCCTGGATCGCTTTTTTAAACAACTCGAAACGCTTGGTATATTCCAGTCCGTAATTTTCACTGCCGATCTCCACATACTTCAATCCGAAAGGTTCCGGATGTCCATGAGCAGCCCGCAAGGCTCCCATAACGGAATCGGCCGGTTCATTGGCATAAGCGATAGCGTCCAAGGCATCCTGTACCAATTTCCCCATCGCCGTTATATCTTCATAACGCGGACGGCGGCTTTGGTTGGTCACACCGCTATTAATGACATAGACTGGTTCGGCATCCAAATCTTCACACATCTGGAGATATTCATGATAGCCGACACCGTTTGTCGTACCGTATGCCCATACATTCCAAAAATGTTTACGTTCGGCAATATCTCCTACCGTCTCACGCCAAACCGGATAGGTCCCGGCCGTATATCCTTCTACAAAACTTCCGCCAGGGAAGCGAATGAACGCAGGCTTCAATGCAGCAATCAGCTCCATCAGTTCCGGACGCAATCCGTTCGGACGGCCTTTCCATGTCTTTTGTGGAAGCAGGGAAACGACATCCAGCCAGAAAACAGCCGAGCTGTCAGTCGTTATCGCCAGCACGGATTTATTCGTATTCGAGGTTGCAGTAAAAGTATGCCTGTACTTCCTCCATTCATAGGCTGGTGCCACCCGGAACACTTCGCTGAAGGTTGTCTCACCGGTAGAATCGGCTAAAGTCAGGCTTACAGTTTTCGGAACCATAGAAGCGCCTTTCATATAAAAAGACAAATCATATTTCTCGCCTTTCCGAAGCGGTATCCCTCCATATCCTTCGGCGATGACACCTCCTTTTCCCGACTCAGCCGAAGCGGACACCGAAACCAGCAGAGAACGCCGGTTCTTGTCATTAATCAATTCCTTAGTGTCAGGATACATATAAGACGTCGCAGAAAAGCGGCGCCACCCCGGCACCGAATCAGAACGTAAGAAGGGAATAACCCATCCATTCGGGGTAGTCAGAACCCGGCGGACAGGATCGTATGGGCAATTCAAGGGAGGAACTCCATCTTCAAAGCTCCGGTTTTGTATCAGTTCCGCATAAATACCGCCATCCACCGCATGGTTGATTTCCTCAATGGTCAAACCATACAGTTCCTTATTCACAGGTATTGTCAAACCATCCCCCTCTACCAGAATAGAAGATGTTACAGGCATTTCCGGCTGACACCCGGCTAATATGAGTGCTAAAAGAACCAAATTCACTTTCATGGTGCAAACTTAAAGAATAATTTCAATAAAAAGCCCCATCTCATCCTATATCAAGCGTTTTAGCTGTGTACACTTAATATATAAAAGAAATATTTTTCAGAAATGGAATTTATTTTAGGGAAAAAGACGATTATATCGACAGAATTAAATACATTTGTATCATTGATAGTATTTGAATATCAAGAAAAGTACAGAATCGAATGGAAAACTTAGCATCACAATATACTGTATTAGTGGTAGACGATGTGCCAACTAACGTTATGCTTGTGCAAGCGATACTGAAAAAAGAAGGTTATACGCTACTGACGACAGACAGCGGAGCTAAAGCGCTACGCATTGCCCAGGAAAGGCATCCCAATCTTATTTTGCTCGATATTATGATGCCGGAGATGGACGGATATGAGGTACTGCAGCATTTGAAAAGCAATCCGGAGACCAACAACATTCCTGTCATTATCATGTCAGCCTTGAGTGATATGCAAAGTATTGTAAAAGGTTATCAATTGGGGGCAACAGAATATGTAACAAAACCTTTTCAACGGGAAGAATTGGTGAAACGTGTCGCCCACCGTTACGAACTGTTCAGTATTAAACGTATCAAGCAGGAACTTGAAAACACGATTGAATCCCGCGACACGCTCTATTCCGTTATTGCACACGATTTGCGCTCTCCACTCGGCTCTTTGAAGATGATGAATAATGCCATCCTGATGATGGTCGATAAGAATCAGGTTAGCGACGAGGTATACGAAATGCTTCAGATGATGAACAAGACATCGGAAGAGATATTCCAACTTCTCGACAACCTCTTGAAATGGGCGAAGAACCGCCTGAACAAACAGAACATTTACAGACAGCAAGTCGACATCAACAGCATAGTCAACAGCACTGCCGAGATATTTATTCCGATGGCTACCCAGAAAGGCATATCCATCACACTTGAAGGTCTGGATAAAGAACTGATGGGATCGACAGATATCGATATGGTAAAGACAATCGTCCGCAATCTGGTTTCCAACGCAGTCAAGTTCAGCTACGAAA
Proteins encoded in this region:
- a CDS encoding Gfo/Idh/MocA family oxidoreductase, encoding MEKIKTGLAAFGMSGQIFHAPFISTNPAFCLTAITERSKELSKERYPSARIVRSFEELVALDELELVVINTPDSTHYEYARKALEAGKNVIVEKPFTTTVEQGQELVDLARSKGLAISVYQNRRWDSDFLTVREILDKGLLGRLVEFESTFPRYRNFIKPGTWKETGELGGGLTYNLGAHVIDQAVQLFGVPEAVFADIDIIRTGGMVDDYFVIHLLRPSKAPHVKVTLKSSYLMCEPEPRFVLHGTEGSFVKYGLDRQEADLNDGQIPGIPGWGVEDEGMWGLLHTEKDGNVVRRKYPSLAGNYAGFYDNIYRHLRHNEPLLTDAAGVLPVIRLIEAAWESCKEGNVVKL
- the glyA gene encoding serine hydroxymethyltransferase; the protein is MKRDNIIFDIIEKEHQRQLKGIELIASENFVSDQVMQAMGSCLTNKYAEGYPGKRYYGGCEVVDQSETIAIERLKQIFNAEWANVQPHSGAQANAAVFLAVLNPGDTFLGLNLAHGGHLSHGSPVNSSGILYRATEYNVKEDTGRVDYDQMEEVALREKPKLIVGGGSAYSREWDYKRMREIADKVGALLMIDMAHPAGLIAAGLLNNPLEYAHIVTSTTHKTLRGPRGGIILLGKDFENPWGKKTPKGEIKKMSQLLDSAVFPGIQGGPLEHVIAAKAVAFGEALEPEYKTYQAQVKANAAAMAKAFMDKGYKIISDGTDNHSMLIDLRKKFPELTGKVAEKALVAADITVNKNMVPFDSRSAFQTSGIRVGTPAITTRGAKEPLMAEIVELIDTVLAAPECDKTITAVREKVNSIMKEYPIFAW
- a CDS encoding family 20 glycosylhydrolase; the protein is MKTLLSLCAGAALCILASCSEGPTKQMPYNQGINVIPTPVSLVQNEGSFKLSKNTAFSVSTPEAKTVAEYFAAQMNLATGYQITVSDKAGSNGITLVIDGALDVNDEGYTLDVTPQSVTVKAKTPQGLFYGMQTFMQLLPAEIESQAVVSGIAWTAPCVTVKDEPRFEYRGIMLDPCRHFIPVENVKKHLDVLALFKINRMHWHLTDDQGWRIEIKKYPKLTEVGSKRIDGEGTEYSGFYTQEQIKEVVKYAADRFITIVPEIELPGHELAAISAYPELSCKGEPTTPRIIWGVEDIVLCAGKEKPFEFLQDVFDEVAPLFPGEYIHIGGDECPKSSWKECPLCQKRIREEGLKADKNHSAEEKLQSYFVQRMEKYLSDKHGKKIIGWDEILEGGLAPSATVMSWRGEEGGIAAANMGHEAIMTPGSGGMYIDQFQGDPKIEPVSIGGYDPLSRVYAYNPTPDTLVTTGKANLIKGVQTNLWSEYMYNTDLLEYRAYPRVLALAEIGWTPLARKDYKDFERRLDNALVRLDELNINYHIPQPEQPNGSCNFVAFTDKASLEFKTTRPIKVVYTIDGTEPTPESTVYSAPIEFTESGVLKIRSVLPSGKMSKTRTITVEKQSLAPAKEVAKTTPGLEMQVTDGMFLNSSKLGEVKEWKKSVIKDLREITSVVKTSESMRGVKQYAAIATGYVNIPEDGVYYISSDNEEVWIDGKLLVNNGGEVKRFSRHDSSAALSKGLHEIKVVFLGHIIGGWPSNWNDGSVKLRKADTDKFVKITPEMLVH
- a CDS encoding alpha-L-arabinofuranosidase C-terminal domain-containing protein: MKVNLVLLALILAGCQPEMPVTSSILVEGDGLTIPVNKELYGLTIEEINHAVDGGIYAELIQNRSFEDGVPPLNCPYDPVRRVLTTPNGWVIPFLRSDSVPGWRRFSATSYMYPDTKELINDKNRRSLLVSVSASAESGKGGVIAEGYGGIPLRKGEKYDLSFYMKGASMVPKTVSLTLADSTGETTFSEVFRVAPAYEWRKYRHTFTATSNTNKSVLAITTDSSAVFWLDVVSLLPQKTWKGRPNGLRPELMELIAALKPAFIRFPGGSFVEGYTAGTYPVWRETVGDIAERKHFWNVWAYGTTNGVGYHEYLQMCEDLDAEPVYVINSGVTNQSRRPRYEDITAMGKLVQDALDAIAYANEPADSVMGALRAAHGHPEPFGLKYVEIGSENYGLEYTKRFELFKKAIQEAYPDITVISSSDVRGKSRNEWSDTHFYSSESFLISNHNRFVAGRYTRRMPPAFIGEFSLSGGAAPGSLRAAIGEACFLAGAENGQEIVKRLAYAPVLGNTKYKMDRYPAIFFDGEQIALSPSYHLLQMFGSNRGDEVLKTEVRTYQKPQVIFGRAGIEMFDNSYEFKEVKIDNLPVKEGTVMTGGWTVGQGTLIPVANRWNYILLGDPSAYDYTFSADIRRTKGSGQIQFRVRDNGLPGEQNDYIGLTIGSGAVEFYRQAGGVRDTLRTPVLYPFQSNRWYNVKIACKGEQIGCFVNDTLVHETILPGIPSLVSTAALDKETHTIILKVINTTQHEEKTELNLQGVSVKNTAEIIQLTGDPEARNTYDKPDVVVPKTKEISFSLSGPRVYNFPPNSITIMKLKID
- a CDS encoding hybrid sensor histidine kinase/response regulator, coding for MENLASQYTVLVVDDVPTNVMLVQAILKKEGYTLLTTDSGAKALRIAQERHPNLILLDIMMPEMDGYEVLQHLKSNPETNNIPVIIMSALSDMQSIVKGYQLGATEYVTKPFQREELVKRVAHRYELFSIKRIKQELENTIESRDTLYSVIAHDLRSPLGSLKMMNNAILMMVDKNQVSDEVYEMLQMMNKTSEEIFQLLDNLLKWAKNRLNKQNIYRQQVDINSIVNSTAEIFIPMATQKGISITLEGLDKELMGSTDIDMVKTIVRNLVSNAVKFSYEKGVIAVSTKTDGDFVVVSVKDSGKGIKKEDQGKLLKQNTHFTSYGTNNEKGSGLGLMLCKDFIEQLGGKLWFDSEEGKGTTFYFSLKALNQE